GCTTCTCGCCGATGCAAAAGGGGCGCGAAAAGGGCGAGGAGCCTGTTTACCTTGGCGGCGTGCCGCTTGCCTATTGGGCTCATCTCTACCAGGTCTCCTTCCACCAGCTCCAGCCTCAGGTCCTCGGGGAAGATCCCGGCCTCCACCATGCGGTGGAACTCCTCCAGGGAGATCCTGTGGCGGGTCACGGCAGAACCTCCTTGACCGGCACCCTCAGGCCCAGGACCTCAAGCTCCCCGTCCTCGAGGGCCCTGGCCTCCTGGTAGGCTTCCCCCTTGGGGTTCCGAAAGACGTGCACCCGGTCCCGCACCAGGTCCACCACCCAGGCCTCGGGGACGCCCGCCCGGGCGTAGAGGGGGAGCTTCACCTTTAGGTCGTGGTCCAGGCTGGTCTCGGCCACCTCCACCACCAAGAGGGCGTCTTGGGCTTCCGGCATCCGGTCCCGATAGAAGTCCTCCCGGTAGGCCAGCAGGACCAGGTCGGGCTGGGGCTCGGTGTCAGGGGAGAGGCGCAGGGGGTCTTGGACTTGGAGAAGGGCCCGCCTCTCCAGCTGAAGAGGGAAAAGGGCGTCCATAAGGCGCTTTAGGGCCGCCATCTGCCGCCTGCCTACAGGGCTCAGCTCCACCACCTCCCCCCGGATGAGCTCCACCCGGTCGTCCTCGGAGAGGATCCCCGCCTCGGCCATGCGGTGGAAGTCCTCCACGCTGAAGCGGTGCCGGATCATACCCCCATCCTACAGGTGGCGGAGGACCTCTTCCGTGAAGGCCCCTGTCCCCGCCCTTCCCCCCAGGTCGGGGGGCGGGGCCTCCAGAAGGGCCTTGGCCACGGCGTCTTCCACCTTGCGGGCGAGCTCCGCCAGGCCGAAGGCGTGCTCCAGCATCATGGCGGCGGAGAGGATGGCGGCGGTGGGGTTGGCGACGCCCTGGCCGGCGATGTCCGGGGCCGAGCCGTGCACGGGCTCAAAGACCGGGGTGCCCCGCCCCAAGGAGGCGGAGGGCAGCAGGCCCAAAGAGCCCGGGAGGACGCTCGCCAGGTCCGAGAGGATGTCCCCGAAGAGGTTAGCCGTGACCACCACGTCAAAGCGGGCGGGGTTCTTCACCAGGTGCATGGCCATGGCGTCCACGTACTGGTGCTCCAGGGCCACGTCCGGGTAGGCCCCGTGGACCTCCTCCACGGTCTTCCGCCAGAACTCCCCCACCTCCAGCACGTTGGCCTTGTCCACGCTGGTCACGTGCCGCCTCCGCTTCCTCGCCGCCTCAAAGGCCACCTTGGCCACCCGCTCCACCTCGGGCCTACTGTAGCGCTCCGTGTTCCAGGCCTCGGCCTCCGACATCCCCCTGGGCTCCCCGAAGTAGATCCCCCCGGTGAGCTCCCGCACGATGAGCACGTCCACCCCCCGGGCGGTCTCCTCCTTGAGGGGGGAAAGCCTCTCCAGCCCGGGGAAGACCTTGGCCGGGCGCAGGTTGGCGAAGAGGTCCTGGCTCTTCCTGAGGGCGAGGAGGCCGGTTTCCGGCCGGATTTTCCGAGGGAGGGTATCCCACTTGGGCCCCCCCACGCTTCCCAAAAGCACCGCCTCCGCCCCTTCCACCCCCCTTCGGGTCACCTGGGGGAAGGGCTCTCCATAGGCGTCAATGGCCGCCCCCCCGAAGGGGAAGAGCTCGTAGGCGAGGCCGAGGCTCTCCCCCTTGTCCAGGGCCTTCAGGACCTTAAGGGCGGCCTCCGTCACCTCAGGGCCGATGCCATCCCCGGGGAGGACCGCCACCCTCATCCCGCCCTCCTGGGGTGGGGGAGCCTCTGGTCAAACTGGTCCAAAAGCTCCCCGGCTTCTAGAAGCTCCCCAATGGGGTCCCAAAGCCCCTCGGTGAGGGCCTCCCGGGCCTCCTCCCGGATGGAAAGGGGGGCCACCCGGTCCCCGAAGCGGACCTCCTTGTTCACCAGGTCAATCTCCACCTCCAGGCTTGGGTTTTCCTCCACCGCCTGAAAGAGGGCCGCCAGGTCCCCCGGGGCCAGGCTCGCGCAGGGGAGGCCGATGGCGGTGGCGTTGCCGAAGAAGATCTCGGCGAAGCTCTCCCCGAGGATGGCCCTGAAACCCGCCCGCTTGATGGCCTGGGGGGCGTGCTCGCGGCTACTACCGGAGCCAAAACCCGCCTCCACCAAGAGGATGGTGGCCCCCTGGTACTTGGGGTCGTTCAGGGGGTGGGGCTTGGGGTTACCCCCTTCGTCAAAGCGCTCGTCGTAGAAGAGGTACTGGCCCAGCCCCTCAAAGGTGAGGCGCTTCATGAAGCGGGCGGGGAGGATGCGGTCGGTGTCGATGTCCTCGCCCCTAAGGGGCACGGCGCGGCCCCGGATCACGGTGAAGCTCTCCAGCATGGCTTACCTCCCGATGCCAAAGACTTCCCGGGCGTCGGCGATCTCCCCGGCGATGGCGGCGGCGGCCACCATGAGGGGGCTCATGAGGACGGTGCGCCCCCTGGGGCTTCCCATCCTCCCCTTGTAGTTGCGGTTGGAGCTGCTGGCGCAAAGCTCGTCCCCTTCCAGGCGGTCCGGGTTCATGGCCAGGCACATGGAGCACCCCGGCATCCGCCACTCGAACCCCGCTTCCCGGAAGACCTCGGCGATGCCCTCCTCCTCCGCCTTCATGGCCACCCACTCCGAGCCCGGCACCACCAGGGCCCTTACCCCCTTCTTCACCCTGTGCCCCTTGAGGTGGCGGGCCACCTCCCGGAGGTCGGAGAGCCTAGCGTTGGTGCAGCTCCCGATGAAGGCCACCTGGACGGTCACCCCCTGGATGGGCTGGCCCGGCTTAAAGCCCATGTAGGCCAAGGCCTCCTCGGCCACGGCCCTCT
The genomic region above belongs to Thermus sediminis and contains:
- the leuB gene encoding 3-isopropylmalate dehydrogenase, which translates into the protein MRVAVLPGDGIGPEVTEAALKVLKALDKGESLGLAYELFPFGGAAIDAYGEPFPQVTRRGVEGAEAVLLGSVGGPKWDTLPRKIRPETGLLALRKSQDLFANLRPAKVFPGLERLSPLKEETARGVDVLIVRELTGGIYFGEPRGMSEAEAWNTERYSRPEVERVAKVAFEAARKRRRHVTSVDKANVLEVGEFWRKTVEEVHGAYPDVALEHQYVDAMAMHLVKNPARFDVVVTANLFGDILSDLASVLPGSLGLLPSASLGRGTPVFEPVHGSAPDIAGQGVANPTAAILSAAMMLEHAFGLAELARKVEDAVAKALLEAPPPDLGGRAGTGAFTEEVLRHL
- a CDS encoding Uma2 family endonuclease codes for the protein MIRHRFSVEDFHRMAEAGILSEDDRVELIRGEVVELSPVGRRQMAALKRLMDALFPLQLERRALLQVQDPLRLSPDTEPQPDLVLLAYREDFYRDRMPEAQDALLVVEVAETSLDHDLKVKLPLYARAGVPEAWVVDLVRDRVHVFRNPKGEAYQEARALEDGELEVLGLRVPVKEVLP
- the leuD gene encoding 3-isopropylmalate dehydratase small subunit, with protein sequence MLESFTVIRGRAVPLRGEDIDTDRILPARFMKRLTFEGLGQYLFYDERFDEGGNPKPHPLNDPKYQGATILLVEAGFGSGSSREHAPQAIKRAGFRAILGESFAEIFFGNATAIGLPCASLAPGDLAALFQAVEENPSLEVEIDLVNKEVRFGDRVAPLSIREEAREALTEGLWDPIGELLEAGELLDQFDQRLPHPRRAG